From the genome of Segatella hominis, one region includes:
- a CDS encoding DUF6169 family protein, whose amino-acid sequence MEELELDRINANSPYIVELDFSTGLFKFVSDFGVSFSVAFEKDELLQSGESYQFALTNYEGTKSPRDSKVRETVMCIVDEFFRKNQAALLYICETGDGMQKMRSRLFSYWFSVYAENDDFLFLPQVVYDEEENENYAALIIRRDNPLFNDLVSEFTNTITLLNGKPD is encoded by the coding sequence ATGGAAGAATTGGAATTAGATAGAATAAATGCCAATTCTCCTTATATTGTTGAATTGGATTTTTCAACAGGCTTATTCAAGTTTGTAAGCGACTTTGGAGTAAGCTTTAGTGTTGCTTTTGAAAAAGACGAATTGCTGCAAAGCGGAGAGTCATATCAGTTTGCGTTGACTAATTATGAAGGAACCAAATCACCACGAGATTCCAAAGTTAGAGAAACGGTAATGTGTATTGTGGATGAATTCTTTCGTAAAAATCAAGCTGCATTATTATATATATGTGAAACTGGCGATGGAATGCAAAAAATGAGAAGTCGTCTATTCAGTTATTGGTTTTCTGTTTATGCAGAGAATGATGATTTTCTTTTTCTCCCTCAAGTTGTTTACGATGAAGAAGAAAATGAGAATTACGCAGCATTGATTATCAGAAGAGACAATCCTCTGTTTAATGATTTAGTATCTGAATTTACAAATACTATAACTTTATTGAATGGCAAGCCAGATTAA
- a CDS encoding DUF5606 domain-containing protein, whose translation METILSIAGKPGLYKLVSRGNRNLIVETIDETHRRIPAFATDRVTSLGDIAMYTDADEIALWEVLESVGKKENSQVSSLNYKKCSAQELHDYFAEVLPNYDRDRVHDSDIKKLLQWYNILVKNGITDFKATLAPTDGDNVDDRQEEAAAE comes from the coding sequence ATGGAAACAATTCTTTCAATTGCAGGTAAGCCAGGCCTTTATAAACTGGTATCTCGTGGAAACAGAAACCTCATCGTGGAGACTATTGATGAGACTCACAGACGTATTCCAGCTTTCGCTACAGACCGTGTAACAAGTCTTGGCGACATCGCTATGTACACAGATGCTGATGAAATCGCCCTCTGGGAGGTTTTGGAGAGTGTAGGCAAGAAGGAGAACAGTCAGGTAAGCAGCCTTAACTATAAGAAGTGCTCTGCTCAGGAACTTCACGACTATTTCGCAGAGGTTTTGCCTAACTACGACCGTGACCGTGTACACGATAGCGACATCAAGAAGTTGCTCCAGTGGTACAATATCCTCGTGAAGAACGGCATTACTGATTTCAAGGCAACTTTGGCTCCAACAGATGGCGACAATGTAGATGATCGTCAGGAGGAAGCAGCTGCTGAGTAA
- a CDS encoding queuosine precursor transporter: MEKKTTQVSVLFMLFSILFCVCLIAANVLETKQIAFGPVSLTGGLIVFPVSYIINDVVCEVWGYQKARLLIWTGFAMNFFFVALGAICDVIPAAPYWTNDAGFHAIFGLAPRIAAASFVAFIVGSFANAYVMSVMKIRDGGKHFSARAILSTVAGESCDSIIFFPLALGGVVPASELPWLMLWQVILKTVYEIIVLPVTIRVVKAIKKHEGEDVYDNNISYNVFKIFSLN, encoded by the coding sequence ATGGAAAAGAAAACAACTCAAGTGAGTGTGCTGTTTATGCTTTTCAGCATCCTCTTTTGCGTTTGTCTGATTGCGGCAAACGTGCTCGAAACAAAGCAAATCGCCTTCGGGCCAGTATCTCTGACCGGTGGACTCATTGTATTCCCAGTGAGCTACATTATCAATGATGTCGTTTGTGAAGTGTGGGGTTATCAGAAAGCCCGCCTGCTGATATGGACAGGTTTTGCCATGAATTTCTTCTTCGTGGCTCTCGGTGCCATCTGTGATGTGATTCCTGCAGCACCTTATTGGACCAATGATGCTGGTTTCCACGCCATTTTCGGTCTGGCTCCACGCATCGCTGCCGCTTCCTTCGTAGCCTTCATCGTAGGTTCATTTGCCAATGCCTATGTGATGAGTGTGATGAAGATTCGTGATGGTGGCAAGCATTTCTCAGCCCGTGCTATTCTCAGTACCGTGGCAGGAGAGAGTTGCGACAGTATCATCTTCTTCCCATTGGCATTGGGAGGCGTAGTTCCTGCTTCTGAGTTGCCTTGGCTCATGCTCTGGCAGGTTATTCTCAAGACAGTATATGAAATCATCGTGTTGCCTGTAACCATCCGTGTGGTCAAGGCCATCAAGAAGCATGAGGGTGAGGATGTTTATGACAACAACATCTCTTATAATGTCTTCAAGATATTCAGTCTCAACTAA
- a CDS encoding CdaR family protein, producing the protein MIRNFLFSALNKEFLIFLFFLFLSGAFWLMMVLNETYEEELEVPVRLVNVPRNAVVTDEPADTVRVMVRDKGFTLVTYKYGKWFKPLSFKFATYADEDQGHGVIPNADMVKQVQSQLYGSSKLLSVKPEKLDFYFTYGASKQVPVKFRGRITTSKTYYLAHTEFLPGTVTVYANKKRLDQLRYVEIEPFNYRNLQDTIHKTVHLQKIVGVKIVPNAVRLSVYPDVLTEETIDVPITAINMPLGMVLRTFPSRVTVRFTIGASLFRTVSADQFKVVVDYNDLSSNPADKCTLQLRSVPRTVSKARLDVEKVDYLLEQQ; encoded by the coding sequence GTGATTAGAAACTTTTTGTTCAGTGCGCTGAACAAGGAGTTTCTGATTTTTTTGTTCTTTCTCTTTCTCAGCGGTGCTTTCTGGCTGATGATGGTGCTCAATGAGACTTATGAGGAAGAATTAGAGGTGCCTGTGCGCCTTGTCAATGTGCCTCGTAATGCCGTTGTGACCGACGAACCTGCTGATACTGTGCGGGTTATGGTGAGGGATAAGGGTTTTACATTGGTTACCTACAAATATGGCAAATGGTTTAAGCCGCTCTCGTTCAAGTTTGCTACTTATGCAGATGAGGATCAGGGGCACGGCGTGATTCCGAATGCCGACATGGTGAAGCAGGTGCAGAGCCAGCTCTATGGCTCCAGCAAACTTCTGTCAGTAAAGCCTGAAAAGCTGGATTTCTATTTCACATATGGTGCTTCCAAGCAGGTTCCTGTCAAGTTCAGGGGAAGGATTACGACGAGCAAGACTTATTATCTGGCTCATACGGAATTTCTGCCGGGTACGGTGACGGTTTATGCCAACAAGAAGCGGCTCGACCAGTTGCGCTATGTGGAGATAGAACCATTCAACTATCGCAACTTGCAGGATACGATCCACAAGACGGTGCACTTACAGAAGATTGTGGGCGTCAAGATCGTTCCGAATGCGGTGCGCCTTTCAGTCTATCCTGATGTTCTGACCGAAGAGACAATCGATGTTCCGATTACGGCCATCAATATGCCTCTGGGCATGGTGCTCCGCACATTCCCGTCTCGTGTCACCGTCAGATTTACGATAGGTGCCAGCCTGTTCAGAACTGTCAGTGCCGACCAGTTCAAGGTGGTTGTCGATTACAACGATCTGTCTTCCAATCCGGCTGATAAGTGTACGCTCCAGCTGCGCAGTGTGCCACGAACCGTGAGCAAGGCAAGGCTTGATGTGGAGAAGGTGGATTATCTGCTTGAACAGCAATAG
- a CDS encoding aspartate ammonia-lyase, with product MADEKKFRVESDLLGELKVPADALYGVQTQRGINNYHISRKTMCDYPDFIIAIAYVKLAAAQTNHSLGVINDEISGAMAEACREIIDGKWHENFPIDMVQGGAGTSVNMNANEVIANRALEILGREKGDYLYVSPNDHCNCGQSTNDVYPTSIRLALIRMNAHLVGALTGLISAFRYKAEEYFDTIKMGRTQLQDAVPMTIGQEFNAYANNLEEEILNLERNVKLLHEINMGGTAIGTGLNAVPGFAKLCAANLSKLTGENFISASDLVEATPDTGAYVSYSSALKRLAVKLSKICNDLRLMASGPRCGLNEINLPAKAPGSSIMPGKVNPVIPEVTNQVCFKVIGNDTTISFAAEAGQLELNVMEPIITESLFESLTWMKNAIETLTEECVLGITVNKERCYEMVKNSIGIVTALNPIIGYKASTKVAKEAHATGRSVYDIVIEQGLMSKEELDKALDPKEMLHSHKFTLK from the coding sequence ATGGCTGACGAAAAGAAATTCAGAGTAGAGTCTGACCTTTTAGGTGAACTCAAAGTTCCTGCTGACGCACTTTACGGTGTTCAAACTCAGCGCGGTATTAACAATTATCATATCTCTCGCAAGACGATGTGTGATTATCCTGATTTCATCATCGCTATTGCATACGTGAAGCTGGCAGCTGCCCAGACCAATCATTCTCTCGGAGTTATCAATGATGAGATTTCCGGAGCTATGGCTGAGGCTTGCCGCGAAATCATAGACGGCAAGTGGCACGAGAACTTCCCTATCGACATGGTACAGGGTGGTGCTGGAACTTCTGTCAATATGAATGCTAATGAGGTAATCGCCAACCGTGCCCTCGAAATCTTGGGACGTGAGAAGGGGGACTATCTGTATGTTTCTCCTAACGACCATTGCAACTGCGGACAGAGCACCAATGATGTTTATCCTACATCCATCCGTCTCGCTCTCATCCGCATGAATGCTCATCTCGTGGGCGCTCTTACTGGACTTATCAGTGCTTTCCGCTACAAGGCTGAGGAGTATTTCGACACCATCAAGATGGGACGTACTCAGTTGCAGGATGCAGTTCCGATGACTATCGGACAGGAGTTCAACGCATACGCCAACAACCTGGAGGAGGAAATCCTCAATCTGGAGCGCAATGTGAAGCTTCTCCACGAAATCAATATGGGCGGTACTGCCATCGGTACAGGTCTGAATGCTGTTCCGGGCTTCGCTAAACTCTGTGCTGCCAACCTCAGTAAGTTGACCGGTGAGAATTTCATCTCTGCCAGCGACTTGGTGGAGGCTACACCAGATACAGGTGCTTACGTAAGCTATTCTTCAGCTTTGAAGCGCTTGGCAGTGAAACTTTCCAAGATCTGTAACGACCTCCGTCTGATGGCTTCAGGTCCACGCTGCGGTCTGAACGAGATCAACCTTCCTGCTAAGGCTCCTGGTTCATCCATCATGCCGGGCAAGGTAAATCCAGTTATCCCAGAGGTGACCAATCAGGTTTGCTTCAAGGTAATCGGCAACGATACAACTATCAGTTTTGCAGCCGAGGCAGGTCAGTTGGAATTGAACGTGATGGAACCTATCATCACAGAGAGCCTCTTCGAGAGCCTTACCTGGATGAAGAATGCCATCGAAACCCTTACAGAAGAATGTGTATTGGGCATTACTGTCAACAAGGAGCGCTGCTATGAGATGGTAAAGAACAGTATCGGCATCGTGACTGCCCTCAATCCGATTATCGGTTATAAGGCCAGCACCAAGGTAGCCAAGGAAGCTCATGCCACAGGCCGCTCAGTCTATGACATCGTGATAGAGCAGGGACTGATGAGCAAGGAGGAGCTCGACAAGGCACTCGACCCTAAGGAAATGCTTCATTCTCATAAGTTCACCTTGAAATAA
- a CDS encoding DUF3427 domain-containing protein produces MNLRRCKSFDFSVSFIKKAGLVLLAKDIKAALERGAKGRIITSTYQNFTDVESLNFFMSLTQFPHFECHLDDECFHDEKNYSTNGFHSKGYIFEMEDNRVEMVVGSSNITRYALLKNIEWDLVVDCERDAEAYLDAMAEFEKLWSKTYELSQDRIKTYATKLNFAIERWDMDYDMANSDIKPNYMQRKALRELNRYRAIGQERALVISATGSGKTYLAAFDALNFNPDRLLYIVHESSILKKSLETFQKVFGGAKTCGLYNAEAKESGEDFLFSTNVSMCRSLELFDKKEFDYIIIDECHHAVADSYRKIIDYFEPEFLLGLTATENRMDNQDVVEIFGNNIPYELRLRDAIINDLIVPFHYYGIRDELVDYGLTSSGERRLISQISMPENCEFIHQQIEKHRMEGQKLKALAFCRNIQHARMMADNLGDYYHTAFLSGKNKAGERIRAYNDLQDENRDLEILFAVDILNEGVDIPGVNMVLFLRPTESSTIFLQQLGRGLRKYTNKPYVTILDFIGNSYKRSVHIALALGSLSRNSILEKKLLKFMVRNDFKSLGLSDYGVEIHIDDLSKEEIIDKIESENFNRINYLKMDYQNFKAYLKTPSYPSHMDYMNSDYAPNLLKFMKIKIGSKKTNSYYGFLKGIEEEDLPVFSEEQIACINYLSSLLPLVREHEYLVIKNLLSGETALSHIEANIQEEIPGFKPEQLEHALRFLEDGMAVKIEEGEVHLCGEREQEYEAYLQDLLNYGLTQYDARYADETEDFLLWQDYRQDQVLLKILENPKHNQYGTYYKNGNMYVFAGLKKDASLDDHLKYNDKFLSPDVFQWESIAHISAKDEALQRAAKRVLVFVRKVSAENGITLPYTYIGTGHLENARKGVTKNGSILYDIHMDNPLPQELQEDFQWME; encoded by the coding sequence ATGAATTTACGACGTTGTAAATCATTTGATTTCTCAGTCAGTTTTATCAAGAAAGCTGGCTTAGTACTTTTGGCGAAAGACATCAAGGCTGCTTTGGAACGTGGAGCTAAAGGCAGAATCATCACTTCTACCTATCAGAACTTCACGGATGTGGAATCTTTGAACTTTTTTATGAGCTTAACGCAATTTCCTCATTTCGAATGCCATCTGGATGATGAATGCTTCCATGATGAGAAAAACTATTCTACCAATGGATTTCATTCCAAAGGCTATATTTTCGAGATGGAAGATAATAGGGTAGAAATGGTTGTGGGATCATCCAATATCACTCGTTATGCTTTGCTGAAAAACATAGAATGGGATTTGGTGGTGGATTGCGAGCGAGATGCAGAGGCCTATCTTGATGCAATGGCTGAGTTTGAAAAGCTATGGAGCAAGACTTATGAATTGTCTCAGGACAGAATCAAGACTTATGCCACCAAACTCAACTTTGCCATTGAACGCTGGGATATGGATTATGATATGGCTAACTCTGACATCAAGCCCAACTATATGCAGCGCAAAGCACTCAGAGAATTGAATCGCTATCGTGCCATCGGACAGGAGCGTGCATTGGTAATTTCTGCTACGGGGTCGGGAAAGACTTATTTGGCAGCTTTCGATGCGCTCAATTTCAATCCAGACAGATTGCTCTATATCGTTCATGAAAGCTCTATCCTGAAGAAATCATTAGAAACCTTCCAAAAGGTATTTGGTGGCGCTAAGACTTGCGGATTGTATAATGCAGAGGCTAAGGAGTCTGGTGAGGATTTCCTGTTTTCTACCAATGTCTCTATGTGCCGTTCGCTCGAACTCTTTGATAAGAAGGAATTTGATTATATCATTATCGATGAGTGTCATCATGCTGTGGCGGATAGTTATCGCAAGATTATCGACTATTTTGAACCAGAGTTCTTGTTGGGCTTGACAGCTACAGAAAATCGTATGGACAATCAGGATGTGGTAGAAATCTTCGGCAATAATATCCCTTATGAGTTGAGGCTCCGAGATGCAATCATCAACGATCTGATTGTGCCTTTCCATTATTATGGTATTCGTGATGAATTGGTAGATTATGGCTTGACCTCTTCAGGTGAACGCCGATTAATATCGCAAATCTCTATGCCTGAAAACTGCGAGTTTATTCATCAGCAGATTGAAAAACATCGTATGGAAGGACAGAAACTGAAGGCGCTGGCTTTCTGTAGAAACATCCAGCATGCAAGGATGATGGCTGATAACTTAGGCGATTATTATCATACAGCATTCTTGAGTGGGAAGAACAAAGCTGGTGAACGTATTCGTGCTTACAATGATTTGCAAGATGAAAACCGGGATTTGGAAATCTTGTTTGCTGTAGATATTCTGAACGAGGGTGTGGATATTCCGGGTGTCAATATGGTGCTCTTTTTGCGCCCAACGGAGTCGAGTACTATCTTCTTACAACAATTGGGTCGAGGTCTTCGTAAATATACCAATAAGCCCTACGTTACGATACTCGACTTTATCGGAAATAGCTATAAGCGCAGCGTTCATATCGCTTTGGCGCTGGGTAGTCTTTCTCGCAATTCCATATTAGAGAAGAAACTCCTGAAGTTTATGGTGAGGAATGATTTCAAAAGTTTGGGCTTGAGTGATTATGGTGTAGAAATCCACATCGACGATCTTTCAAAAGAGGAAATCATCGATAAAATAGAGAGCGAGAATTTTAATCGCATCAACTATCTGAAGATGGATTATCAGAACTTCAAGGCTTATCTGAAGACTCCATCTTATCCATCGCACATGGATTATATGAATAGTGATTATGCTCCTAATCTCTTGAAATTCATGAAGATAAAGATTGGCTCCAAGAAAACAAATTCTTATTATGGCTTCTTAAAGGGTATAGAGGAAGAGGATTTACCTGTATTCTCAGAAGAGCAGATAGCTTGCATCAATTATCTTTCAAGTCTTTTGCCATTGGTAAGAGAGCATGAGTATTTGGTAATCAAAAATTTACTAAGCGGAGAGACTGCGTTATCTCATATAGAAGCCAATATCCAGGAGGAGATTCCTGGTTTTAAGCCAGAGCAACTGGAGCATGCTTTGCGATTCCTTGAAGATGGAATGGCAGTGAAGATAGAAGAGGGTGAAGTGCATTTATGTGGTGAAAGAGAACAGGAATATGAGGCTTATCTGCAAGATTTACTCAACTATGGTTTGACACAATATGATGCAAGATATGCTGATGAAACAGAGGATTTCCTGTTATGGCAGGATTATCGCCAGGACCAGGTGCTCTTGAAGATATTGGAGAATCCGAAGCACAATCAGTATGGCACATACTATAAAAATGGCAATATGTATGTCTTTGCTGGTTTGAAGAAGGATGCTTCCCTGGATGATCATTTGAAGTATAATGACAAGTTCTTGTCTCCAGATGTTTTCCAGTGGGAAAGTATTGCCCATATTTCTGCCAAGGATGAGGCTTTGCAGCGGGCAGCCAAAAGGGTATTGGTATTTGTGAGAAAGGTGAGTGCCGAGAATGGTATCACCCTGCCTTATACATATATAGGTACTGGTCACTTGGAGAATGCAAGAAAGGGTGTGACAAAGAATGGATCTATATTATATGATATTCACATGGACAATCCGTTGCCGCAAGAATTGCAGGAAGATTTCCAATGGATGGAGTAA
- a CDS encoding MATE family efflux transporter yields MGNNTSITEHKRHYYRELLCIGVPIIIGQLGTIILGFADTLMIGHHSTEELAAAGLVNNIITFILVSYMGFSYGLTPIIGRLYGMEKTDEIGQKVKNSFFANMVVGVIFSLALVVLYFNLHRIGQPEELLTLIRPYFIVNLVSVLFVGVFNTLKQFLDGIGNTKVAMWVMIMGNIVNIFGNWVLIYGVGPCPEMGLLGAGISTLASRVLMAVAMVGIIAVTKEYREYRNNIIASRINGADFREMNRLGWPVALQLALESGAFTLSCVMVGWLGTIPLAAHQVMITISQLFYLVLSGMAAALAIRVSHFVGQNDFAAVRRNAYDGWRLNLLFSLCMGIPVLLLRHQIGGWFNDNVEVQQYVALLIIMMMIYQFGDGLQYTFANALRGIACVKPMVTYAFIAYFIICLPLGYTLGFPCGIGILGIWIAFPFGLTIAGFLYKHRFEKELKKMENIFLEKKC; encoded by the coding sequence ATGGGCAATAATACTTCCATCACGGAACATAAAAGACATTACTATCGGGAACTCCTATGCATCGGGGTTCCTATCATCATCGGACAGTTGGGAACCATCATTCTGGGATTCGCCGACACGCTCATGATCGGACATCACAGTACGGAGGAACTGGCTGCGGCAGGTCTCGTCAACAATATCATCACCTTCATCCTCGTTTCCTACATGGGTTTCTCCTATGGTCTCACCCCTATCATCGGAAGACTCTACGGCATGGAGAAAACGGACGAAATAGGACAAAAAGTGAAAAATTCCTTCTTCGCCAATATGGTGGTGGGCGTAATCTTCTCGCTCGCCCTGGTGGTCCTCTACTTCAATCTCCATCGCATCGGTCAGCCCGAGGAACTCCTTACGCTCATACGCCCCTACTTCATCGTCAACCTCGTTTCGGTGCTCTTCGTGGGCGTTTTTAATACGCTGAAACAGTTTCTCGACGGAATCGGAAATACCAAAGTAGCGATGTGGGTGATGATCATGGGAAACATCGTCAATATCTTCGGCAACTGGGTGCTCATCTATGGTGTGGGACCTTGTCCGGAAATGGGATTATTAGGTGCCGGAATCTCTACCTTGGCAAGTCGTGTACTCATGGCTGTGGCGATGGTAGGCATCATCGCCGTCACGAAGGAATACAGGGAATATCGCAACAATATCATAGCAAGCCGCATCAACGGGGCTGACTTCCGGGAGATGAACCGCCTGGGTTGGCCTGTGGCGCTGCAACTGGCGCTGGAATCGGGCGCCTTTACGCTGAGCTGCGTGATGGTGGGATGGCTCGGAACGATTCCGCTGGCTGCCCATCAGGTGATGATAACTATCTCCCAACTGTTCTACCTCGTACTCTCCGGTATGGCTGCGGCGCTGGCCATCCGAGTAAGCCATTTCGTGGGACAGAACGACTTTGCTGCAGTCAGAAGAAATGCCTACGACGGCTGGAGACTCAACCTGCTGTTCTCCCTCTGCATGGGCATTCCGGTGCTGCTGCTCAGACATCAGATAGGCGGATGGTTCAATGATAATGTGGAGGTGCAGCAGTACGTGGCCCTGCTGATCATCATGATGATGATCTACCAGTTTGGCGACGGTCTGCAATATACCTTTGCCAATGCACTGAGGGGTATTGCCTGCGTGAAACCGATGGTGACCTATGCTTTCATTGCCTACTTCATCATCTGTCTGCCGTTGGGTTATACGCTCGGTTTTCCTTGCGGCATCGGTATTTTGGGCATATGGATCGCCTTCCCGTTCGGCCTCACGATTGCCGGTTTCCTCTACAAACACCGGTTTGAGAAGGAGCTGAAGAAAATGGAAAACATTTTTTTAGAAAAAAAATGTTGA
- the coaE gene encoding dephospho-CoA kinase (Dephospho-CoA kinase (CoaE) performs the final step in coenzyme A biosynthesis.) — MKIAITGGIGSGKSFVCRELAKRGIEVYDCDAAAKRLMRSDEQLQAALKLLVGNEVYADGVLQKPVLAQFLLASETNKLAVNDVVHPAVARDFEQSGKNWLESAILFDSGFVHRTRFDYVVCVTAPQEVRLQRIMQRDQISRQKAEEWINAQLPQADVVLQSDFEIRNDGKEDLNLQIDRLLNQVK, encoded by the coding sequence ATGAAAATAGCTATTACAGGAGGAATCGGAAGCGGCAAGAGCTTTGTTTGCAGAGAACTTGCCAAGCGTGGAATCGAGGTTTACGACTGCGATGCTGCGGCCAAAAGGCTGATGCGTAGCGATGAGCAGTTGCAGGCTGCACTAAAGCTGCTTGTGGGCAATGAGGTCTATGCGGACGGAGTGCTTCAGAAACCAGTTCTCGCTCAGTTTCTTTTGGCGAGTGAGACCAACAAACTGGCAGTCAATGATGTGGTTCATCCTGCTGTGGCTCGCGATTTCGAACAGAGCGGAAAGAACTGGCTGGAAAGCGCCATTCTCTTTGACAGTGGTTTTGTTCATCGCACCCGTTTCGACTATGTGGTCTGCGTGACGGCTCCACAGGAAGTCCGTCTGCAGCGGATTATGCAGCGCGATCAGATTTCCCGCCAGAAAGCAGAGGAATGGATAAATGCCCAGTTGCCTCAGGCTGATGTCGTTTTGCAGAGTGATTTTGAAATCAGAAATGATGGAAAGGAAGATTTGAATCTGCAGATTGACAGACTCCTGAATCAGGTGAAATAG
- the queF gene encoding preQ(1) synthase: MDYAPEVLETFVNKHPGNDYWVRFNCPEFTSLCPITGQPDFAEIRISYIPNVKMVESKSLKLYLFSFRNHGDFHEDCVNIIMKDLIRLMDPKYIEVTGIFTPRGGISIWPYANYGKPGTKYEKLAEQRFATHE, from the coding sequence ATGGATTATGCACCTGAGGTGCTGGAGACCTTTGTCAACAAGCATCCGGGCAATGATTACTGGGTACGTTTCAACTGCCCTGAGTTTACATCGCTTTGTCCGATTACCGGTCAGCCCGACTTTGCGGAGATTCGCATCAGTTATATTCCTAATGTGAAGATGGTGGAAAGCAAGAGTTTGAAGCTCTATCTTTTCAGTTTCCGCAATCATGGTGATTTTCATGAGGACTGCGTGAACATCATCATGAAGGATCTCATCCGTCTGATGGATCCTAAGTACATTGAGGTGACTGGTATTTTCACTCCTCGTGGCGGTATCAGCATCTGGCCTTATGCCAATTACGGCAAGCCTGGTACTAAGTACGAGAAGCTGGCAGAGCAGCGTTTCGCTACGCATGAATAA
- the yajC gene encoding preprotein translocase subunit YajC has translation MNLLLVAQGGGGNISFLVMMVAIFVIMWFFMIRPQQKKQKEIRKFQNSLQEGSKVVTGGGVYGTVKRINLEQNTVDVEIARGVVITVAKGYVFADATAQTPNA, from the coding sequence ATGAATTTATTATTGGTAGCACAAGGTGGTGGTGGTAATATAAGCTTCCTCGTTATGATGGTAGCAATTTTTGTTATCATGTGGTTTTTCATGATTCGTCCTCAGCAGAAGAAGCAGAAGGAAATCCGCAAATTCCAGAACTCTCTGCAGGAAGGTTCTAAGGTTGTTACTGGCGGTGGTGTTTATGGCACCGTTAAGCGTATCAACTTGGAGCAGAATACTGTAGATGTTGAGATTGCTCGTGGCGTAGTAATCACTGTAGCTAAGGGCTACGTGTTTGCTGATGCTACTGCTCAGACTCCAAATGCATAA
- a CDS encoding helix-turn-helix domain-containing protein produces the protein MKQQIVYNLEEFAAKYHLTDIYGAYAAHFAINGEENNCVSSEELAEMVKERTLFTKLLLLKQGKCLLHFNSNKDEALEVKTGEFLIASPKEIVELKEVSPDFEAECILVDEHFTDQPTRYQPSPEKMKSIADIFHFVRDIVRHQHINKIEMIKSMFNVLKLIIEELPYEQCSVSNDLGHKKEVYEIFLHHLYRFFRKERQIRFYADKLNVSTAYLSRLVREISGSTVNEHVTSLVYKEICNLLTQSDMTMGEIADYLNFSDQSALTNFFKQRSGMTPLAYRGKK, from the coding sequence ATGAAACAACAGATAGTCTATAACCTGGAAGAATTTGCTGCCAAATATCATCTGACAGACATTTATGGCGCCTACGCTGCCCACTTCGCCATCAACGGCGAGGAAAACAACTGCGTAAGCTCGGAAGAACTGGCGGAAATGGTGAAGGAACGTACACTCTTCACCAAACTGCTGCTATTGAAACAGGGCAAATGCCTGCTGCATTTCAACAGCAATAAGGACGAAGCCCTGGAAGTGAAAACGGGCGAATTTCTCATTGCTTCGCCTAAGGAAATCGTAGAGTTGAAGGAGGTTTCGCCCGACTTTGAGGCGGAATGTATTCTGGTGGACGAGCATTTCACCGACCAGCCTACCCGATACCAGCCTTCACCTGAAAAGATGAAAAGCATCGCAGATATTTTCCACTTCGTGAGAGACATTGTAAGGCACCAGCACATCAACAAGATTGAGATGATCAAGAGTATGTTCAACGTGCTCAAACTCATCATCGAGGAACTGCCCTACGAGCAATGTTCCGTTTCCAACGACTTGGGGCACAAGAAGGAAGTGTATGAAATTTTCCTACATCACCTCTACCGCTTCTTCCGCAAGGAGCGACAGATCAGATTCTATGCCGACAAGCTGAATGTTTCTACCGCCTATCTCTCAAGACTGGTGAGGGAAATCAGCGGTTCTACGGTGAATGAGCACGTTACATCACTGGTTTACAAGGAAATATGCAACCTGCTCACCCAGTCGGACATGACAATGGGGGAAATAGCCGACTATCTGAACTTCAGCGACCAGAGCGCCCTGACCAATTTCTTCAAGCAGCGGTCGGGAATGACGCCACTGGCGTATAGGGGAAAGAAATAA